In a single window of the Coregonus clupeaformis isolate EN_2021a chromosome 10, ASM2061545v1, whole genome shotgun sequence genome:
- the LOC121575230 gene encoding inositol hexakisphosphate kinase 2 translates to MSPALEALMQADGTPSYPGKGVMLEPFVHQVGGHSCVLRFGDQTICKPLIPREHQFYKSLPPEMRKFTPQYRGVVSVSFEEDEEGNLCLIAYPIHNEPENMENKDPSADCEPKSKMIKWGNKKSSSLLLDNDNYSKDRARQSTKENKSKSYNGAEVQQQAEVLRYSLDRKQIKHNPWSLKCHQQHLQRMKENSKHRNQYKFILLENLTWRHAVPCVLDLKMGTRQHGDDASEEKKANQIRKCQQSTSASIGVRLCGMQVYQSDSGQLMFMNKYHGRKLSLPGFKDALFQFFHDGQRLRHELLSPVLRKLREMQETLESCESYRFYSSSLLIIYDGEPPRAPTRPRHRGGEEGDEDEPSDEEEEEGAFGFTRGSAAGSSAGGSSNGSSNGSSNGSAGRSSRGGAGEASSPAVDVRMIDFAHTTCRHYGEDSVVHEGQDSGYIFGLQNLITIISQLEEHSAD, encoded by the exons ATGAGTCCTGCTCTAGAAGCCCTTATGCAGGCAGACGGGACGCCCTCCTATCCCGGGAAAGGAGTGATGCTTGAGCCCTTTGTGCACCAGGTGGGGGGCCACTCTTGCGTGCTGCGTTTCGGCGACCAGACCATCTGCAAGCCCCTCATCCCCCGAGAACACCAGTTCTACAAGAGCCTGCCCCCCGAAATGAGGAAGTTCACCCCCCAGTACAGAG gtgTGGTGTCAGTCAGCTTTGAGGAAGACGAAGAGGGCAACCTGTGCCTCATTGCTTACCCCATCCACAATGAACCAGAGAACATGGAAAACAAGGACCCCTCAGCTGACTGCGAGCCTAAAAGCAAGATGATCAAGTGGGGCAACAAGAAATCATCGTCCCTATTGCTGGATAATGACAACTACAGCAAAGACCGGGCCAGACAGAGCACTAAAGAGAACAAGAGCAAAAG TTATAACGGTGCGGAGGTGCAGCAGCAGGCTGAGGTACTCCGCTACAGCCTAGATCGGAAGCAGATCAAACACAACCCCTGGAGTCTGAAATGCCACCAGCAGCACCTCCAGAGGATGAAGGAGAACTCCAAACACCGCAACCAATACAAATTCATCCTGTTGGAGAACCTGACATGGCGTCACGCAGTGCCGTGCGTGCTGGACCTGAAGATGGGCACGCGGCAGCACGGTGACGACGCGTCAGAGGAGAAGAAGGCCAACCAGATCCGCAAATGTCAACAGAGCACCTCCGCCTCCATCGGTGTCCGGCTTTGTGGCATGCAGGTGTACCAGTCAGACTCAGGCCAGCTGATGTTCATGAACAAGTACCACGGGAGGAAGCTGAGCCTGCCGGGCTTCAAGGATGCTCTGTTCCAGTTCTTCCACGACGGGCAGCGTCTGCGGCACGAGCTGCTCTCCCCGGTGCTGCGGAAGCTCAGGGAGATGCAGGAAACCCTGGAGTCCTGCGAGTCCTACCGCTtctactcctcctccctcctcatcatcTATGATGGGGAGCCCCCCCGCGCCCCCACCCGACCCCGCCaccgtggaggagaggagggtgatgAAGACGAGCCCTcagatgaggaagaggaagaaggggCGTTTGGGTTCACCCGTGGCTCGGCAGCTGGCAGCAGTGCTGGCGGGAGCAGTAACGGGAGCAGTAACGGGAGCAGTAACGGTAGTGCCGGTCGCTCGTCCCGTGGTGGAGCAGGGGAGGCCAGCAGCCCGGCAGTGGATGTGAGGATGATAGACTTTGCCCACACGACGTGTCGCCATTACGGGGAGGACAGTGTGGTGCATGAGGGTCAGGACAGTGGCTACATCTTCGGCCTGCAGAACCTCATCACCATCATCTCCCAGCTGGAGGAGCATAGCGCCGACTAA